A part of Phoenix dactylifera cultivar Barhee BC4 unplaced genomic scaffold, palm_55x_up_171113_PBpolish2nd_filt_p 000927F, whole genome shotgun sequence genomic DNA contains:
- the LOC120107613 gene encoding uncharacterized protein LOC120107613 yields MDERLDLVPELEAILRIMAVVLVEAAVLPRIAVQKIPEKFASLDYYLGSFIFPLMEEIRADLYSALEEICHAPSIKIESVEEIVPNKQLSFQIVVENQMKPSNTYGNAAYEPKLSDIFVLSETRPRYISDLTRRGTPYIIASVVKGGDDESLPPNHFIIRTSQKVEVKQYGGKQKHSDSLFAVFLLNMTTYNRIWKSLDQEMAKQRNTNIIKKILCYDSTVYFTISFNFFPQQMAGDCNSSSSEESTYFHDMKARDSLQQFKLNDSQLTAVLDCISARQQRPNSIKLIWGPPGTGKTKTISTLLWTLLAKKCRTLTCAPTNTAILEVASRLLRLIREFSDGDKNSLGDLVLFGNKDRMKIGDDLSMVFLDNRVERLSKCLAPLTGWRQCINSMTNFLQNAVSQYQIYIRSKEEEEEEETERIKMTFREHVICRFDSLSKNLSRCIRTLSEDLPSAYTSKDIFKCMNLVLKVIENFGRLLRSKDVSDEKLEDLFELTYHEDYEISSPVDLLNNIQASKTITFELHQTRYFLFIILKYFSEHLPVPVFIDKRSIQEFCLQSTTLIFCTSSSSFKLHDIGTKRPLEMLVVDEAAQLKECESLIPLQVLGIQHAVLIGDEYQLPAMVKSKVCLALCISWSFIFSLTKCSTLSLTLYSM; encoded by the exons GTTCAGAAGATTCCAGAAAAGTTTGCATCTCTGGACTACTATTTAGGTTCATTCATATTTCCTTTGATGGAAGAAATACGTGCTGATCTGTACTCAGCTCTGGAGGAAATTTGTCATGCtccttctataaaaatagaatcAGTTGAAGAAATTGTGCCAAACAAACAGTTAAGTTTCCAAATTGTGGTTGAAAACCAAATGAAGCCTTCAAATACATATGGCAATGCAGCTTATGAGCCAAAACTGTCTGATATATTTGTTTTATCTGAAACAAGACCAAGGTATATATCTGACTTAACTCGGAGAGGAACACCTTACATTATTGCTTCAGTAGTCAAAGGTGGAGATGATGAAAGCCTTCCACCTAATCACTTCATTATTAGAACATCACAAAAGGTGGAAGTTAAACAATATGGTGGAAAGCAGAAGCATAGTGATTCACTTTTTGCAGTATTCTTACTAAATATGACGACATATAATCGCATCTGGAAGTCACTAGATCAAGAAATGGCGAAGCAAAGAAACACTAACATTATCAAGAAGATCTTATGCTACGACTCTACGGTAT ATTTCACAATAAGCTTTAATTTCTTCCCACAACAGATGGCGGGAGATTGTAATTCATCTTCATCTGAAGAATCAACCTATTTTCATGATATGAAGGCACGTGATAGTTTACAACAGTTCAAGCTAAATGATTCACAACTGACTGCTGTGTTAGATTGTATTTCAGCAAGACAACAGAGGCCtaactctattaaactcatatGGGGACCTCCTGGGACTGGGAAAACAAAAACAATCAGTACTCTTTTATGGACTCTCCTAGCTAAAAAATGCAGGACGCTTACATGTGCTCCTACAAATACAGCAATTTTGGAAGTTGCATCACGCCTCCTCAGGTTAATCAGAGAGTTTTCAGATGGTGATAAAAATTCCTTGGGAGATCTAGTTCTATTTGGAAACAAGGATCGGATGAAGATTGGTGACGATCTCTCTATGGTATTTTTGGATAATCGTGTCGAGAGGCTTTCAAAGTGCTTAGCGCCACTAACAGGTTGGAGGCAGTGCATAAATTCAATGACAAATTTTTTGCAGAATGCTGTTTCTCAGTACCAAATATATATTCgaagtaaagaagaagaagaagaagaagaaactgagAGAATAAAGATGACATTTAGGGAGCATGTCATATGCCGATTTGATAGTCTTTCAAAAAACCTTAGTAGATGTATCAGAACATTGTCTGAGGATCTGCCAAGTGCTTATACCTCCAAGGACATCTTTAAATGCATGAACCTTGTGCTAAAGGTTATAGAAAACTTTGGACGTCTGTTACGCTCAAAAGATGTCTCTGATGAAAAGCTAGAAGATCTATTTGAACTGACATACCATGAAGATTATGAGATCTCTTCGCCTGTGGATTTGCTGAACAACATACAGGCCAGTAAAACTATAACATTTGAGCTACATCAGACAAGATATTtcttatttataatattaaaatacTTTTCAGAACATCTTCCTGTCCCCGTTTTTATTGACAAACGTTCAATCCAAGAGTTCTGTTTGCAAAGCACAACCCTTATATTCTGTACCTCTTCTAGTTCTTTTAAGCTACATGACATTGGGACAAAGAGACCACTAGAGATGTTAGTTGTCGATGAGGCTGCACAGTTGAAAGAATGTGAATCATTAATACCTCTACAGGTACTAGGCATACAGCATGCTGTTCTTATTGGTGATGAATACCAGCTTCCTGCTATGGTTAAAAGCAAGGTCTGTTTAGCCCTTTGTATCAGTTGGTCTTTCATTTTTTCACTTACCAAATGCTCCACCTTATCTTTAACATTATATTCTATGTAG
- the LOC120107614 gene encoding uncharacterized protein LOC120107614 produces the protein MALAHSRWLIGDGRSIDVTEDSWVDALPLRLWPTMFSGSGAEGLRISDLLRPGAAEWDGDRLDQLFGEHLAERVRALPISGSAGPDVRVWSTTCRASVGVGDVSRVIQRESVPGLDCGWEWRVGLYQRAALFLWKVAWECLPMCSVLSRRGVSLPPLCPDCGVNESVDHVLFQCDRARDAWRLTRIPEDAWSRRDCFLKMVQRWAGIPQMRGMAIRASCTAYQIWLARNASVFGEGSPSPWFVMERARAQAAEIIHVDLVHRPLTARNIWGPHTASAAPHRVIEDLSPGLKKFGKQFEPIYDGYDLGKKRNNDLWTLR, from the exons ATGGCCTTGGCTCATTCTAGATGGTTGATTGGCGATGGACGGAGTATTGATGTGACTGAGGACTCGTGGGTGGATGCGCTCCCATTGAGACTATGGCCGACGATGTTTAGTGGTTCGGGGGCAGAGGGACTCCGGATTTCTGACCTTCTCAGGCCGGGGGCAGCGGAGTGGGATGGTGACAGACTAGACCAGCTGTTTGGAGAGCATTTGGCAGAGCGGGTTCGGGCACTTCCCATTTCGGGTTCTGCAGGTCCGGATGTCAGGGTTTGGAGCACTACTTGCAGAGCGAGTGTTGGTGTCGGTGATGTTTCCCGAGTTATTCAGCGGGAGTCAGTGCCGGGCTTAGACTGTGGCTGGGAGTGGAGGGTTGGGCTATACCAGAGGGCTGCTCtcttcctctggaaggtggcttgggagTGTTTGCCGATGTGTTCAGTGCTGAGCAGACGAGGAGTGAGCCTCCCCCCTCTATGCCCGGATTGTGGGGTGAACGAGTCGGTGGATCATGTGCTCTTCCAGTGCGATCGGGCGCGGGATGCTTGGAGGCTGACTAGGATTCCAGAGGATGCTTGGAGCCGGAGGGACTGTTTTTTGAAGATGGTTCAGCGATGGGCTGGCATTCCTCAGATGCGCGGCATGGCTATTCGGGCATCTTGTACAGCTTATCAGATATGGCTGGCCAGGAACGCCAGTGTATTTGGCGAGGGTAGCCCGTCACCGTGGTTCGTGATGGAGCGGGCTAGAGCTCAGGCAGCAGAGATTATACATGTAGATTTAGTCcatagacctttgacagctcggaACATCTGGGGCCCCCATACTGCTTCGGCAGCTCCACATAGG GTGATTgaggatttgtcacctggacttaAGAAATTTGGAAAGCAATTTGAG CCTATTTATGATGGTTATGATTtgggaaagaaaaggaataatGATTTATggactctcagatag